The following proteins are encoded in a genomic region of Dehalococcoidia bacterium:
- a CDS encoding protein jag, with product MNEGVEASGRTLDEAIEKALALLGLERDQVHIEVLTTGRPGIFGLGGEEARVRVTPLEPGRLPSLAREERPSFVPVDEEEEEEGVVVKGVDAAEVAQAAEYLRQMLRCLSLEAEVSVRPPETPGDGLGRASAVLDIRGEDLGILIGRRGSTLAALQYILNVMINRQFGSRVVVTVDVEGYKRRREEALKGLAQRLAQRVKQTGRPVTLEPMPAAERRIVHLALANDPEVVTSSIGNGEDRKVMISPRRRSRGGPGRRP from the coding sequence ATGAACGAAGGCGTCGAGGCAAGCGGTAGGACTCTGGACGAGGCCATCGAGAAGGCCCTCGCTCTCCTGGGGCTGGAGCGTGACCAGGTGCACATCGAGGTGCTGACCACCGGCCGCCCCGGCATCTTCGGACTCGGCGGCGAGGAGGCCAGGGTGAGGGTCACCCCCCTGGAGCCCGGCCGGCTCCCCTCCCTCGCACGGGAGGAGCGCCCCTCCTTCGTCCCTGTCGACGAGGAAGAGGAGGAAGAGGGGGTGGTGGTCAAGGGCGTCGACGCCGCCGAGGTGGCCCAGGCCGCCGAATACCTGCGCCAGATGCTGCGCTGCCTGAGCCTGGAGGCCGAGGTCTCCGTCCGGCCCCCCGAGACGCCAGGCGATGGGCTGGGGCGGGCGAGCGCCGTCCTGGACATCCGCGGCGAGGACCTGGGCATCCTCATCGGCCGTCGCGGCTCTACTCTGGCTGCCCTCCAGTACATCCTGAACGTCATGATCAACCGCCAGTTCGGCAGCCGCGTGGTGGTGACGGTGGACGTGGAGGGCTACAAACGGCGACGGGAGGAGGCCCTGAAGGGGCTGGCCCAGCGCCTCGCCCAGCGAGTCAAGCAGACGGGACGCCCCGTCACCCTGGAGCCCATGCCAGCGGCCGAGCGTCGCATCGTCCACCTGGCCCTGGCCAACGACCCCGAGGTGGTCACCTCCAGCATCGGCAACGGCGAGGACCGCAAGGTCATGATCTCCCCTCGCCGTCGCTCCCGCGGTGGACCCGGCCGCCGGCCCTGA
- a CDS encoding YidC/Oxa1 family membrane protein insertase, producing MTDRNRPTTVGPAGALGRRLYLLLLALVFVAVFATAQVGRDPWHTLFVDPLINFLVLFNNVLLGQFGLAIIFFTLFMRLVTLPLTIRQFQSTKAMSAIQPRVQEIQKKYKDPKRRQEELMKLYQEAGVNPLGCLMPMLIQFPVWIALYRALIVLVGGVPEAVVDLSQHLYPWSYLYSAIPLEQHFLWLNLGRPDATFVLPILVGVTTYLQQKVSTAGSTATTPEQQQMNQTLNLMMPLMFVWFTLAVPSGLGLYWLVSNVISVGISYFVYGKRGIDWRRVLLPFPEPAATARGAGRPTSSRRGDHERRRRGKR from the coding sequence ATGACGGACAGGAACAGGCCCACCACCGTTGGACCCGCGGGTGCCCTCGGCAGGCGCCTGTACCTGTTGCTGCTGGCGCTGGTGTTCGTAGCGGTATTCGCCACGGCCCAGGTCGGGCGTGACCCGTGGCATACCCTGTTCGTAGATCCCCTCATCAACTTCCTGGTCCTGTTCAACAACGTGCTGTTGGGACAGTTCGGGCTGGCCATCATCTTCTTCACCCTCTTCATGCGGCTCGTCACCCTGCCCCTCACCATCCGCCAGTTCCAGTCCACCAAGGCCATGTCGGCCATTCAGCCGCGGGTGCAGGAGATCCAGAAGAAATACAAGGACCCCAAGCGCCGTCAGGAAGAGCTGATGAAGCTCTATCAGGAGGCAGGGGTCAACCCGCTGGGCTGTCTAATGCCGATGCTCATCCAGTTTCCGGTATGGATCGCCCTCTACCGCGCCCTGATAGTGCTGGTGGGAGGGGTGCCGGAGGCTGTGGTGGACCTCTCGCAGCACCTCTATCCCTGGTCCTATCTCTACAGCGCCATACCCCTAGAGCAGCACTTTCTGTGGCTCAACCTGGGTCGGCCGGATGCCACCTTCGTCCTTCCCATCCTGGTAGGGGTGACCACATACCTGCAGCAAAAGGTCTCCACCGCCGGCAGCACAGCTACCACCCCGGAGCAGCAGCAGATGAACCAGACGCTGAACCTGATGATGCCGCTCATGTTCGTCTGGTTCACGCTGGCAGTCCCCAGCGGCCTGGGTCTATACTGGCTCGTTAGCAACGTCATCTCAGTTGGTATAAGCTACTTCGTGTATGGGAAGCGTGGGATAGACTGGCGGCGGGTACTGCTACCCTTCCCAGAGCCCGCCGCCACCGCCCGCGGCGCGGGCAGGCCCACATCGAGCCGAAGGGGGGACCATGAACGAAGGCGTCGAGGCAAGCGGTAG
- a CDS encoding MBL fold metallo-hydrolase, producing MQVYEDGTLRLLRIGPLGPFANNAYVVADRQAGEAILVDMPAEGERVLAALEGLRVTAIVLTHTHPDHWQSYDLIKRATGAPVLCHPAEVIMPADRRDGDLQDGQELPFGSLRLRVIHTPGHTPGSCCFLVGRYLLSGDTLFPGGPGRSNSPQDLQQEIASITQKLYVLPDETLVLPGHGKGTTIGQSKREYAVFASRPHPPDLCGDVLWESS from the coding sequence ATGCAGGTATACGAGGACGGCACCCTGCGCCTGCTGCGCATCGGTCCCCTGGGGCCTTTCGCCAACAACGCCTATGTGGTGGCTGACCGCCAGGCAGGAGAGGCGATCCTGGTAGACATGCCAGCCGAAGGGGAGCGGGTGCTCGCCGCCCTGGAAGGGCTGCGGGTGACGGCCATCGTCCTCACGCACACTCATCCCGATCACTGGCAGAGCTACGACCTGATCAAGAGGGCCACCGGGGCACCGGTCCTGTGCCACCCAGCCGAGGTCATCATGCCCGCGGATCGGCGCGACGGCGACCTGCAGGACGGGCAGGAGTTGCCGTTCGGCTCCCTTCGTCTGAGGGTGATCCATACGCCCGGCCACACCCCGGGGAGCTGCTGTTTCCTGGTGGGCCGCTACCTCCTGTCGGGCGATACCCTCTTCCCGGGCGGGCCGGGGCGTTCCAACAGCCCCCAAGACCTGCAGCAGGAGATAGCCTCCATCACCCAGAAGCTCTACGTGCTGCCCGACGAGACGCTGGTGCTACCGGGGCACGGCAAGGGCACCACCATCGGGCAGTCCAAGCGAGAGTATGCGGTCTTCGCCTCGCGGCCCCACCCCCCCGACCTGTGCGGCGACGTCCTCTGGGAGTCATCTTAG
- a CDS encoding riboflavin synthase gives MGIFTGIIEEVGTVLEAERGRLRIACRACLEGTHRGDSIAVNGVDLTVADMDDASLHFHVMPETYRRSNLSDLVPGDPVNLERALTPLSRLSGHLVRGVVEATGTLLSLQPEEDAVIARYSAPPEILRYVVVKGPIAVDGVSLTVVQRWDDSFAVSLVRYTQEHTNLVRRRPGQRVNLETDILARYVDQLLRERPLPAG, from the coding sequence ATGGGCATCTTCACCGGCATCATCGAGGAAGTGGGGACGGTCCTCGAGGCCGAGCGGGGGAGGCTGCGCATCGCCTGCCGCGCCTGTCTGGAAGGCACCCACAGGGGGGACTCCATCGCCGTCAACGGCGTCGACCTGACGGTGGCCGACATGGACGACGCGTCCCTCCACTTCCACGTCATGCCCGAGACGTACCGCCGCAGCAACCTGTCGGATCTCGTCCCCGGCGACCCGGTCAACCTGGAGCGGGCCTTGACCCCCCTTTCTCGCCTGTCGGGCCACCTGGTCAGAGGGGTAGTGGAGGCCACCGGGACCTTGCTGTCGCTACAGCCAGAGGAGGACGCCGTCATCGCCCGCTACAGCGCCCCCCCGGAGATCCTGCGCTACGTGGTCGTCAAGGGGCCCATAGCCGTGGACGGGGTGTCCCTCACGGTGGTCCAGCGCTGGGACGATTCCTTCGCCGTCTCCCTGGTGCGCTACACCCAGGAGCATACCAACCTGGTGCGGAGACGGCCCGGCCAGCGCGTCAACCTGGAGACCGACATCCTGGCCCGCTACGTGGACCAGCTCTTGCGGGAAAGGCCGCTTCCTGCTGGCTAA
- a CDS encoding MBL fold metallo-hydrolase — translation MEVRQLTDHVRVLAASPPFYIGPLAPNVYLVADGDEGALVDSGFADEASVQARIEYLRGLPGLRLRYIVLTHHHFDHASGAARLAEATGAQVLLHPDEAPFLRDWEADAPQDLEAPEGQEEWARRAREFRQEAARAAQGAAFLADGDVLRVGSLTLQAVHTPGHTMGSLCLLLREEGVLFTGDTALGLGTVAVSPPPHGDMALYLQSLERLKGLGASLMLPGHGPPVKEVGRKLQELVDHRLERERQVLSLLAQGKGTVMELVRAIYPELDRRILGMARRQVEAHLHKLMAEGRVVRQGEGAEARYVPA, via the coding sequence GTGGAGGTCAGGCAGCTCACGGACCACGTGCGGGTGCTGGCGGCGAGCCCTCCCTTCTACATCGGCCCTCTGGCTCCCAACGTCTACCTGGTCGCCGACGGCGATGAGGGGGCGCTGGTGGACAGCGGCTTCGCCGACGAGGCGTCGGTCCAAGCTCGCATAGAATACCTGCGGGGGCTGCCGGGCCTACGCCTGCGCTACATCGTTCTCACCCACCACCATTTCGACCACGCCAGCGGGGCGGCGCGCCTGGCTGAGGCCACCGGCGCACAGGTTCTCCTGCATCCGGACGAGGCCCCGTTCCTGCGCGACTGGGAGGCCGACGCCCCTCAAGACCTGGAAGCGCCCGAGGGCCAGGAGGAGTGGGCACGGCGGGCGCGCGAGTTCCGACAAGAGGCGGCCCGGGCCGCCCAGGGCGCCGCTTTCCTGGCCGACGGCGACGTCCTGCGGGTGGGGTCCCTGACCCTCCAGGCCGTCCATACACCGGGCCACACCATGGGGTCCCTATGTCTCTTGCTGCGGGAGGAGGGCGTCCTTTTCACCGGCGACACAGCCCTGGGCCTGGGCACGGTGGCCGTTTCTCCTCCGCCCCACGGCGACATGGCCCTTTACCTGCAGTCCCTGGAGAGGCTGAAGGGACTGGGGGCCTCGCTGATGCTGCCGGGACACGGCCCGCCAGTGAAGGAGGTCGGTCGCAAGCTGCAGGAACTCGTGGACCACCGCCTGGAGAGGGAGAGGCAGGTGCTGTCGCTGCTGGCCCAGGGCAAGGGGACGGTTATGGAGCTGGTCCGGGCCATATACCCCGAGCTGGACAGGCGCATCCTGGGCATGGCCCGCCGCCAGGTGGAGGCCCACCTGCACAAGCTGATGGCCGAGGGGCGGGTCGTTCGCCAGGGCGAGGGGGCCGAGGCCCGCTACGTCCCTGCCTGA
- a CDS encoding PQQ-binding-like beta-propeller repeat protein, which translates to MVTILSPETAPRAANGRRLWAMMALLAGLSLLATACAAAATPRGWASPVVSQGQLYVSLEAGRLSAYEVGSWRFLWRFPGQNDSKVRPQAIYGGPVATADAVYFGGYDGNVYAVDRAQGGLRWRFKTDGPIIAPLALDESSGTVYAASDDGRVYALDSRDGTLRPGWPFRTDGSIWARPLLDGNTLYVASMDGKLYALDAISGRKLWEVDVGAGLVSNPVLADDTIVVGAVDRRLYAVDVSSRRLKWPSPPRADNWFWAEPLVVGDVVYAPNLDGTVYALSLADGSVLWTFAAQNPVRARPLLMGQVLVVVDREGVVYGLDAATGSEAWGRQDLLRRVLADPTPVDDQVLIVAHDGNVFRLDPDSGQVQRLDLPRP; encoded by the coding sequence GTGGTTACGATCCTGTCCCCTGAGACCGCTCCCAGGGCCGCCAACGGCCGCCGGCTGTGGGCGATGATGGCCCTCCTGGCCGGCCTGTCCCTGCTGGCCACAGCCTGCGCCGCTGCCGCCACCCCCAGGGGCTGGGCCTCACCGGTGGTGAGCCAGGGCCAGCTCTACGTGAGCCTGGAGGCCGGGCGCCTTTCGGCCTACGAGGTGGGCAGCTGGCGATTCCTATGGCGCTTTCCGGGACAGAACGACAGCAAAGTGCGGCCCCAGGCCATATACGGTGGTCCGGTGGCCACCGCCGATGCCGTCTACTTCGGCGGCTACGACGGGAACGTCTACGCCGTGGACAGGGCCCAGGGCGGCCTGCGCTGGCGTTTCAAGACCGATGGCCCCATCATCGCCCCCTTGGCCCTGGACGAGAGCAGCGGCACCGTCTATGCCGCCTCCGACGACGGGCGCGTCTATGCCCTCGACAGTCGCGACGGCACCCTGCGCCCCGGTTGGCCCTTCCGCACCGATGGCAGCATTTGGGCGAGGCCCCTCCTGGACGGCAACACCCTTTACGTCGCCTCCATGGACGGCAAGCTCTACGCCCTGGACGCCATTTCGGGCCGCAAGCTGTGGGAGGTGGACGTCGGCGCAGGGCTGGTATCCAACCCCGTCCTGGCCGACGACACCATCGTCGTTGGCGCCGTGGACCGCAGGCTTTATGCTGTGGACGTGAGCTCCCGCAGGCTGAAGTGGCCGAGCCCTCCCCGTGCCGACAACTGGTTCTGGGCCGAGCCCCTGGTGGTCGGCGATGTGGTCTACGCGCCCAACCTGGACGGCACCGTCTACGCCCTGTCCCTTGCCGACGGCTCCGTCCTCTGGACCTTTGCCGCCCAGAACCCTGTGCGGGCACGGCCCCTGTTGATGGGGCAGGTGCTGGTGGTGGTGGACAGGGAGGGGGTGGTCTACGGGCTGGACGCTGCAACCGGCAGCGAGGCCTGGGGCCGACAGGACCTGCTGCGCAGAGTCCTCGCCGACCCGACGCCCGTCGATGACCAGGTGCTGATCGTGGCCCACGACGGCAACGTCTTTCGACTGGACCCCGACAGCGGGCAGGTGCAACGCCTGGACCTGCCTAGGCCATGA
- the lysA gene encoding diaminopimelate decarboxylase, whose amino-acid sequence MNAVEQLKDILPVTAEVNAAGHLAIGGCDAVELAQRFGTPLYVFDEETLRRMCRSFREEFSARHHDVRVVYACKAYIGRALAALLVEEGLGADVVSGGELAFLASVGFPPEGIYFHGNNKSKTELQEALAYGVGQVVVDNFYELDVLSRLAAEAGRRQRVLLRVSPGVDPHTHAKTTTGVLDSKFGFPIATGQAEEAVRRALASSSLELAGLHFHLGSPIFELDPYREAIAIVLAFAAEMSARHGLELRELSVGGGFAVQYLPQEPPPSVGEYAEAIVSCLRAECHGRGLPLPRLSVEPGRAIVARAGVALYTVGAWKDVPGVRRYVSVDGGMADNIRPALYGARYSALVANRPLDGRRERVTVAGKFCESGDVLLWDVELPPLEPGDLLAVPAAGAYAPAMASNYNAAPRPAIVFVRNGEARLVRRRETYEDLMRCELWPQE is encoded by the coding sequence ATGAACGCCGTCGAACAGCTCAAGGACATTTTGCCCGTCACTGCCGAAGTCAACGCGGCCGGCCACCTGGCCATCGGCGGGTGCGATGCCGTGGAGCTGGCCCAGCGCTTCGGCACCCCTCTCTACGTGTTCGACGAGGAGACGCTGCGCCGCATGTGCCGCTCCTTTCGGGAGGAGTTTTCGGCCCGTCACCACGACGTCAGGGTGGTCTATGCCTGCAAGGCCTACATCGGACGTGCCCTGGCAGCCTTGCTGGTGGAGGAGGGGCTTGGGGCCGACGTCGTCTCGGGGGGAGAGCTCGCCTTCCTGGCCTCGGTAGGCTTCCCTCCTGAGGGCATCTACTTCCACGGCAACAACAAGTCGAAGACGGAGCTGCAGGAAGCCCTGGCCTACGGGGTGGGCCAGGTAGTGGTCGACAACTTCTACGAGCTGGACGTGCTGTCGCGCCTCGCGGCCGAGGCGGGGCGGCGGCAGAGGGTGCTGCTGCGGGTCTCGCCCGGCGTCGACCCCCACACCCATGCCAAGACCACCACCGGCGTCCTGGACAGCAAGTTCGGCTTCCCCATCGCCACGGGTCAGGCCGAGGAGGCGGTCAGGCGAGCTCTGGCCTCGTCCTCGCTGGAGCTGGCGGGGCTCCACTTCCATCTCGGCTCGCCTATCTTCGAGCTGGACCCCTATCGGGAGGCCATCGCCATCGTCCTGGCCTTCGCTGCCGAGATGAGCGCCCGTCACGGGTTGGAGCTGAGGGAGCTGAGCGTGGGGGGCGGCTTCGCCGTCCAGTACCTTCCCCAGGAGCCGCCGCCTTCGGTGGGAGAGTACGCCGAGGCCATCGTCTCCTGCCTGAGGGCGGAGTGCCACGGCCGTGGTCTGCCTTTGCCGAGGCTTTCGGTGGAGCCGGGGCGGGCCATCGTCGCCCGGGCAGGGGTAGCCCTTTACACCGTGGGCGCCTGGAAGGACGTCCCGGGCGTCAGGCGCTACGTCTCGGTGGATGGGGGCATGGCCGACAACATCCGTCCTGCCCTCTACGGCGCCCGCTACTCGGCCCTGGTGGCCAACCGCCCGCTGGACGGTCGTCGCGAGCGGGTGACGGTGGCCGGCAAGTTCTGCGAGTCGGGCGACGTTCTGCTCTGGGACGTGGAGCTTCCGCCCCTGGAGCCGGGCGACCTGCTGGCGGTTCCCGCCGCCGGCGCTTACGCTCCGGCCATGGCGAGCAACTACAACGCCGCCCCGCGCCCGGCCATCGTCTTCGTGCGCAACGGCGAGGCCAGGCTGGTGCGCCGCCGCGAGACCTACGAAGACCTGATGCGCTGCGAGCTGTGGCCGCAGGAGTGA
- a CDS encoding S-adenosylmethionine decarboxylase: MHLVIDGLGGDPQLLADASLVQEMLEVYPDMLGMNKICPPVVVRYQGPVPEDWGISGVVMIAESHIAIHTFPERGMIWADIFSCRPFEAGPVLEDLRRRFDLKELDVQELRRGLEYLQPSPQRQTISG; this comes from the coding sequence ATGCACCTGGTCATCGACGGTTTGGGCGGCGACCCCCAGCTCCTGGCCGATGCCTCCCTGGTCCAGGAGATGCTGGAAGTCTACCCCGACATGCTGGGCATGAACAAGATATGCCCGCCGGTGGTGGTCCGCTATCAGGGGCCGGTGCCCGAGGACTGGGGCATCTCCGGCGTGGTCATGATCGCCGAGAGCCACATCGCCATTCACACCTTCCCCGAGCGGGGCATGATCTGGGCCGATATCTTCTCCTGTCGCCCCTTCGAGGCCGGGCCGGTGCTGGAAGACCTGCGCCGACGCTTCGACCTGAAAGAACTGGATGTCCAGGAGCTGAGGCGGGGCCTGGAATACCTGCAGCCGTCGCCTCAGCGGCAGACGATATCGGGGTAG
- the yidD gene encoding membrane protein insertion efficiency factor YidD yields the protein MKSAALSLIRFYQERVSPARPPACRFFPSCSQYSYEAIQRHGLLKGGILTLWRLARCHPFHPGGYDPVP from the coding sequence ATGAAATCGGCAGCCCTGAGCCTCATCCGCTTCTACCAGGAGCGGGTATCCCCGGCCAGGCCTCCCGCCTGTCGCTTCTTCCCGTCCTGCTCGCAATACAGCTATGAGGCCATCCAGCGGCACGGGCTGCTCAAGGGCGGTATCCTCACCCTCTGGCGGCTGGCCCGCTGTCACCCCTTTCACCCCGGTGGTTACGATCCTGTCCCCTGA
- the rpmH gene encoding 50S ribosomal protein L34 produces the protein MPKRTYQPKNLRRKRKHGFLARMATKGGRLVLKRRRLKGRWRLTV, from the coding sequence TTGCCCAAGCGCACCTATCAGCCCAAGAACCTGCGTCGAAAGCGCAAGCACGGCTTCCTGGCCCGGATGGCCACCAAGGGGGGTCGCCTCGTCCTCAAGCGGCGCCGCCTCAAGGGGAGGTGGCGGCTCACCGTCTGA
- a CDS encoding PfkB family carbohydrate kinase produces the protein MPRFLVVGHLVEDAVPGGYRLGGTAAYAGLLAHRLGWETFVLTAGPSDPPEMAGIHLLRVPALVSTRIRNVYEGGRRRQSVLSRAPELGPELVPPELLGCEAVLLGPVASEVPPAMASLFAGRLLGACAQGWLREVGPDGIVHPRSAHCWDAESVLEHAWAVFVSDEDLAPHEAPAVLEQWSRKVPLVAFTRGEKGAEICYRGQWCRIDAFPARTVDPTGAGDVFAAAFLIAVHEGAQIGEAARFASAAASLVVEAEGVAGVPERRQIEERLAAYPDIVCR, from the coding sequence ATGCCCCGCTTCCTGGTGGTAGGGCACCTGGTAGAGGACGCGGTGCCCGGGGGCTATCGCCTGGGCGGCACTGCTGCCTATGCCGGCCTGCTGGCACACCGACTGGGATGGGAGACCTTCGTCCTCACGGCCGGGCCCAGCGACCCCCCTGAAATGGCGGGCATACATCTGTTGAGGGTGCCGGCCCTGGTCTCGACCCGCATACGCAACGTCTACGAGGGGGGTCGGCGACGGCAGTCGGTCCTCTCCCGCGCCCCCGAGCTGGGGCCGGAGCTGGTGCCGCCCGAGTTGCTGGGCTGCGAGGCGGTGCTGCTGGGGCCTGTCGCGAGCGAGGTGCCGCCGGCCATGGCCTCCCTCTTCGCCGGACGTCTCCTGGGGGCCTGCGCCCAGGGATGGTTGCGGGAGGTGGGGCCCGACGGCATCGTCCACCCCCGTAGCGCTCACTGCTGGGATGCAGAGTCAGTCCTGGAGCACGCGTGGGCCGTCTTCGTCTCGGACGAGGACCTGGCGCCCCACGAGGCCCCTGCCGTGCTGGAGCAGTGGTCGCGAAAGGTGCCGCTGGTGGCCTTCACCCGCGGCGAGAAGGGGGCGGAGATCTGCTATCGGGGCCAATGGTGCCGTATCGATGCCTTTCCGGCCCGGACGGTAGACCCCACAGGCGCCGGCGACGTCTTCGCCGCTGCCTTCCTCATCGCGGTCCACGAAGGGGCCCAAATCGGGGAGGCGGCGCGCTTTGCCTCGGCCGCCGCGTCGCTGGTGGTGGAGGCTGAAGGTGTAGCAGGCGTCCCGGAACGGCGCCAGATCGAAGAGCGACTGGCAGCCTACCCCGATATCGTCTGCCGCTGA
- the holB gene encoding DNA polymerase III subunit delta', with the protein MRDWGLIGQGQAVRALATALERGRLSHAYLLVGPPHVGKGTLALRLAQALNCLASVQERPCLACRQCRRIEGRLHADLHLLTVEPPHREIRIAQVRELERALALKPFEGRVRVAIVDPADAMNLEAQNAFLKTLEEPPPDTVLVLVTAREAALLPTIRSRCRRTALGTAPVDELARALAGHGLSTDEAERIARWSEGRPGLALSLAGDSELRRQREEEVDRAMSLAQMPLPRRLALAEELAQLLSANDRGREEGAPPAPAAPFGERLWRVLDVWQSVWRDVLLTAMGEDAGLVHRERVEEMRALAAQVPPHQVAAFLRALWDARRYLEENVSPRLVLEDMLLTAPQAAATVV; encoded by the coding sequence GTGAGGGACTGGGGCCTGATAGGCCAGGGACAGGCGGTGCGGGCCCTGGCCACTGCCCTGGAGCGGGGGCGGCTGTCCCATGCCTACCTGCTGGTGGGGCCGCCCCATGTGGGCAAGGGTACCCTGGCCCTGCGGCTGGCCCAGGCCCTCAACTGCCTGGCATCCGTGCAGGAGCGCCCCTGCCTGGCCTGCCGGCAGTGCCGTCGCATCGAGGGACGCCTGCATGCCGACCTCCACCTGCTTACAGTGGAGCCGCCCCACCGCGAGATCCGTATCGCCCAGGTCAGAGAGCTGGAGCGAGCCCTGGCCTTGAAGCCCTTCGAGGGCCGCGTGCGGGTAGCCATCGTGGACCCGGCGGATGCCATGAACCTGGAGGCCCAGAACGCCTTCCTGAAGACGCTGGAAGAGCCGCCTCCCGACACGGTCTTGGTGCTGGTGACCGCGCGGGAGGCAGCCCTCCTGCCCACCATTCGCTCTCGCTGCCGGCGGACGGCCCTGGGGACGGCCCCGGTCGACGAGCTGGCCCGCGCGCTGGCGGGTCACGGCCTATCGACGGACGAGGCCGAGCGGATAGCCCGCTGGAGCGAGGGAAGGCCGGGGCTGGCCCTCTCGCTGGCCGGCGATTCTGAGCTGCGCCGTCAACGGGAGGAAGAGGTGGACCGGGCCATGTCGCTGGCGCAGATGCCGCTGCCCCGGCGCCTGGCCCTGGCCGAGGAGCTGGCCCAGCTCCTGAGCGCCAACGACCGGGGCCGCGAGGAAGGGGCGCCGCCCGCTCCCGCTGCCCCTTTCGGCGAGCGGCTGTGGCGGGTGTTGGACGTCTGGCAGTCAGTGTGGCGCGATGTCCTCCTGACGGCCATGGGGGAGGATGCGGGCCTCGTTCACCGCGAGCGAGTGGAGGAGATGCGGGCCCTGGCCGCCCAGGTGCCGCCGCACCAGGTGGCCGCCTTCCTGCGCGCCCTGTGGGATGCCCGCCGCTACCTGGAGGAGAACGTCAGCCCTCGCCTGGTCCTGGAGGACATGCTGCTGACGGCGCCCCAGGCTGCCGCTACCGTTGTCTGA
- the rnpA gene encoding ribonuclease P protein component, whose product MGKLLRLHGRKAFDQVFRRGRIYRHELMVLRTLPNGLPYSRMGLVTGKRLGKATVRNRTKRRLREAVRRLPLAPGWDFVFVLRPPAAAADYWQIEQAARHLLARAGVLSPQEPGREA is encoded by the coding sequence GTGGGCAAGCTCCTGCGGCTCCACGGCCGCAAGGCCTTCGATCAGGTCTTCCGCCGGGGCCGTATCTACCGTCACGAACTCATGGTGCTGCGCACGTTACCCAATGGCCTGCCCTACTCCCGCATGGGGCTGGTGACCGGAAAACGGCTCGGAAAGGCCACCGTCCGCAACCGCACCAAGCGACGCCTGCGGGAGGCGGTGCGTCGCCTGCCCCTGGCCCCCGGCTGGGACTTCGTGTTCGTGCTGCGACCACCAGCAGCGGCGGCCGACTACTGGCAGATAGAGCAGGCAGCCCGACATCTCCTGGCGCGGGCGGGGGTCCTCTCGCCTCAGGAACCGGGGAGAGAGGCATGA